The Niallia alba genome includes a window with the following:
- a CDS encoding IS4 family transposase yields the protein MDKITRKTSFGQWFSPINLQLFEEQVKTLKLDCYTKKLTTESFLKLLLFAQLEEVESLHALSDCLFDDHLQKEIDLDSISISQLSRRLNGLNPDLFQRLFLDLVGQIHAKTHYTKLVMPLKIIDSSTLPLNLTNHKWAKFRKTKAGVKLHLRLVFMEKGESYPEKAVMTTASEHDRGQLEIMVDDKECMYVFDRGYLDYERFDRMTDEGYFFLSRLRKNAVVREVYDFKLPKDSSVLSDQMVLIGTTQNRAENYFRLLKIIDSKGNELHLITNRFDLSAEEISEMYKSRWAIELFFKWIKQHLNIKKFYGQSEWAIQNQVFIALIVFCLHVLVQLETKSKRKTLQISRYLRASLWKPAHVWLRKIEGKAIP from the coding sequence ATGGACAAGATTACACGAAAAACTTCATTTGGACAATGGTTTTCGCCAATTAATCTTCAATTATTTGAAGAACAGGTGAAAACATTGAAATTAGATTGCTATACGAAAAAGTTAACGACAGAATCATTCCTAAAACTATTACTTTTTGCACAATTAGAAGAAGTTGAAAGTCTTCATGCGTTAAGTGATTGCCTTTTTGATGATCATCTTCAAAAGGAAATCGACCTTGATTCTATAAGCATTTCTCAGCTCTCGCGCCGTTTAAATGGTCTAAATCCAGATTTGTTTCAAAGACTTTTCCTTGATTTAGTCGGACAAATTCACGCCAAAACACACTACACAAAACTTGTCATGCCGTTAAAAATTATTGATTCAAGTACTTTGCCACTAAATTTGACCAATCATAAATGGGCGAAGTTCCGCAAAACTAAGGCAGGCGTAAAGTTACACTTACGCCTTGTATTTATGGAAAAGGGAGAATCCTATCCCGAAAAAGCCGTGATGACAACGGCAAGCGAACACGATCGTGGTCAACTTGAGATTATGGTTGACGATAAAGAATGCATGTATGTGTTTGACCGAGGTTATCTAGACTACGAGCGTTTTGATCGCATGACCGATGAAGGCTACTTTTTTCTTTCTAGGCTACGAAAAAACGCAGTCGTACGGGAGGTTTATGATTTTAAACTACCCAAGGATTCATCTGTTTTGTCGGATCAAATGGTGTTGATTGGTACAACTCAAAACCGAGCTGAAAACTATTTTCGACTTCTAAAAATAATAGATTCAAAAGGTAATGAACTTCATTTAATCACAAATCGTTTTGACTTAAGCGCCGAAGAAATATCGGAAATGTATAAATCACGATGGGCAATTGAGCTGTTTTTTAAATGGATTAAACAACATCTCAATATCAAGAAATTCTACGGTCAAAGTGAATGGGCGATTCAAAATCAAGTGTTTATCGCACTTATTGTTTTTTGTCTTCATGTTCTGGTACAACTCGAAACAAAAAGTAAGCGGAAAACCTTGCAAATTAGCCGTTATTTAAGGGCATCATTGTGGAAACCAGCACATGTCTGGCTTCGCAAAATTGAAGGAAAAGCCATCCCTTAA
- the nagA gene encoding N-acetylglucosamine-6-phosphate deacetylase translates to MITDEPQDLVLTNLCIYTETEINPKGYVVVRGEKIDSIGLMESFHEEDWENAHIIDFPKRMNLIPGLIDIHIHGANDADAMDGTLNSLKVMAATLPKEGTTSFLATTMTQDEESIEIALSSIAQYIEASDQSGKAEVIGIHLEGPFISEKRVGAQPIHSVKKPDVALFKKWQDLSNNQIKLVTMAPEEDENFEFVRYLKAEKIVPSIGHSDAVYEQVLSSIQAGVSHVTHLFNGMRGLHHRDPGVAGAALLHSELMAEMIVDGVHIHPEIVKLAFLQKGVDHIILITDSMRAKWLEDGISSLGGQKVIVRDGKALLENGALAGSTLKMNDAINNMMNFTGCSLQDVVKMASYNPAKQIGVLDKKGSIAKGKDADLVVLDENNQVVLTICKGQIVYSNGGVKA, encoded by the coding sequence ATGATAACAGATGAACCACAAGATTTAGTATTAACAAATTTGTGTATTTACACGGAAACAGAGATTAATCCAAAAGGATATGTAGTAGTGAGGGGAGAAAAAATCGACTCGATTGGTTTAATGGAATCCTTTCATGAAGAAGATTGGGAAAATGCACATATAATAGATTTCCCTAAGAGGATGAATCTGATACCAGGATTAATTGATATTCATATACATGGAGCCAATGATGCAGATGCAATGGATGGGACACTAAATTCCTTAAAAGTTATGGCTGCTACCTTACCAAAGGAAGGAACAACGAGCTTTTTAGCAACGACCATGACACAAGACGAAGAAAGTATTGAAATAGCCCTTTCTTCTATTGCACAGTATATCGAAGCTAGTGATCAATCTGGAAAAGCGGAAGTTATCGGAATCCACCTAGAAGGTCCATTTATCTCAGAAAAAAGAGTTGGGGCTCAACCAATCCACTCCGTTAAAAAGCCAGATGTAGCATTATTTAAAAAATGGCAAGACTTATCAAATAATCAAATCAAGCTTGTTACGATGGCACCTGAAGAAGATGAGAACTTCGAATTTGTCCGTTATTTAAAGGCAGAAAAAATTGTCCCATCAATAGGGCACTCGGATGCTGTTTACGAGCAAGTACTATCAAGCATTCAAGCAGGCGTTAGTCATGTTACACATCTCTTTAATGGAATGAGAGGCTTGCATCACCGAGATCCAGGCGTTGCTGGTGCTGCGTTGCTTCATTCTGAGTTAATGGCAGAAATGATTGTAGACGGCGTTCATATCCATCCTGAAATTGTTAAACTTGCTTTTTTACAAAAGGGTGTTGATCATATCATCCTTATCACAGACAGCATGCGTGCGAAATGGCTGGAAGATGGCATTTCTTCCTTAGGCGGGCAAAAGGTAATCGTTCGCGATGGAAAGGCGTTATTAGAAAATGGTGCTCTTGCGGGGAGTACATTAAAAATGAATGATGCAATAAACAATATGATGAACTTTACAGGCTGTTCTTTACAGGATGTTGTGAAGATGGCTTCCTATAATCCAGCCAAGCAAATTGGCGTTTTGGATAAAAAGGGAAGTATTGCAAAAGGTAAAGATGCAGATTTAGTTGTATTAGATGAAAATAATCAAGTTGTACTAACAATTTGTAAAGGACAAATCGTATATTCGAATGGAGGAGTAAAAGCATGA
- the nagB gene encoding glucosamine-6-phosphate deaminase: MKLIEVKNYDEMSKVAAKAIMEQIQTKPNSVLGLATGGTPIGTYQYLIADFTKNQTSYEKVITVNLDEYVGLEKDNPQSYSYYMKEQLFNHIDIPENHTYLPSAKNIDDEEAGRNYEKLIDSLGGMDLQILGIGENGHIGFNEPGTSFHSTTGIVKLTDSTREANARYFATMDEVPTHAISMGIATIMKSRKIVLLVSGVKKASVLNQLFHSDINEDLPASILKKHPNVTIIADQEALSILKENKGSVYS; encoded by the coding sequence ATGAAACTAATTGAAGTAAAAAACTATGACGAAATGAGTAAAGTAGCAGCAAAAGCAATAATGGAGCAAATTCAGACGAAGCCAAACAGTGTTCTAGGACTTGCAACTGGAGGGACACCGATAGGAACCTATCAGTATTTAATTGCAGATTTTACTAAAAATCAAACTTCCTATGAAAAAGTTATTACGGTCAACTTAGATGAATACGTTGGTTTAGAAAAAGATAATCCACAAAGTTATAGTTACTATATGAAAGAACAGTTATTTAACCATATTGATATTCCAGAAAACCACACTTATTTGCCATCAGCTAAAAACATAGATGATGAAGAGGCAGGAAGAAATTATGAAAAACTCATTGATTCATTAGGTGGAATGGATTTGCAAATATTAGGAATAGGTGAAAATGGTCATATCGGTTTTAATGAACCAGGTACTTCTTTCCATTCTACAACAGGAATTGTGAAATTAACTGATTCTACGAGAGAAGCAAATGCACGATATTTTGCTACGATGGATGAGGTACCAACACACGCTATTTCTATGGGGATAGCTACAATAATGAAAAGTCGAAAAATTGTATTGCTAGTTTCTGGGGTGAAAAAAGCGTCTGTATTAAATCAGCTATTTCATTCAGATATAAACGAGGATCTACCTGCATCCATTTTGAAAAAGCATCCTAATGTTACGATTATAGCTGATCAAGAAGCTTTATCTATTTTAAAAGAAAATAAAGGGAGTGTGTATAGTTGA